The following proteins are co-located in the Pedobacter sp. FW305-3-2-15-E-R2A2 genome:
- a CDS encoding exonuclease domain-containing protein encodes MKLNLNRPLAFFDLETTGVNVGADRIVEIAILKAMPDGSELIKTMRINPEMPIPLASSLIHGIYDKDIANEPAFKDVAAELAAFIGDADLAGYNSNRFDIPVLLEEFLRAGVDFDMSDRKFVDVQNIFHQMEQRTLRAAYKFYCDKDIINAHSAEADITATYHVLLAQIERYSDTEFEDKQGKISKPVKNDVDALHTFTNMNKPVDFAGRMVFNEQDQEIFNFGKHKGKTVEQVFDTEPSYYAWMKQGDFPLYTKKKLEEIWTRWNKKKEQLKQEKQQQSVANKPKANPGANPGARPNPSAAPQKKSKPAVDVTNDMLEQLKMKFGK; translated from the coding sequence ATGAAATTAAATTTAAACCGCCCTCTTGCTTTTTTTGATCTGGAAACTACAGGTGTAAATGTAGGTGCAGATCGTATTGTTGAAATTGCCATTTTAAAAGCGATGCCCGATGGGTCGGAGCTGATCAAAACAATGCGCATTAATCCTGAAATGCCGATTCCTCTGGCATCTTCCCTGATTCACGGGATCTATGATAAGGACATCGCGAATGAGCCTGCCTTTAAAGATGTAGCTGCTGAACTTGCAGCGTTCATTGGAGATGCAGACCTTGCAGGGTACAATTCCAACAGATTCGATATTCCGGTATTGCTGGAAGAATTTTTAAGAGCAGGAGTAGATTTTGATATGTCTGACAGGAAATTTGTCGATGTTCAGAATATTTTTCACCAGATGGAACAACGCACGTTACGTGCTGCTTATAAGTTTTATTGCGATAAAGACATTATTAATGCGCATTCTGCCGAAGCAGATATTACCGCTACTTACCATGTGTTGCTTGCTCAGATTGAGCGTTACAGCGACACTGAGTTCGAAGATAAACAAGGTAAGATCTCTAAACCGGTAAAGAATGATGTTGATGCACTGCATACTTTTACCAATATGAATAAGCCGGTAGATTTTGCCGGAAGAATGGTTTTCAATGAGCAGGATCAGGAGATCTTCAACTTTGGTAAACATAAAGGTAAAACGGTAGAACAGGTATTTGATACGGAGCCAAGTTATTATGCATGGATGAAACAGGGAGATTTCCCGCTTTATACCAAGAAAAAATTAGAAGAGATCTGGACCCGCTGGAACAAAAAAAAGGAACAGCTAAAGCAGGAAAAGCAACAGCAGTCGGTGGCTAATAAGCCGAAGGCAAATCCAGGTGCTAATCCTGGTGCCAGGCCTAATCCATCAGCTGCGCCTCAAAAAAAGTCGAAGCCTGCTGTTGATGTGACTAATGATATGTTAGAGCAACTGAAAATGAAGTTTGGAAAATAA
- a CDS encoding RHS repeat domain-containing protein, whose protein sequence is MKKRLYALALFVLSVLLVPLNSTAQVDLLTTVTQPLSPQAAALGKYVEMPVGYYSGIPEVSVPLYELKTKDFSVPVSLSYHASGVKPREIPGWVGAGFSLNAGGSVTRIVRGLPGLGAAYVPGTFPDRRRMLNVENENSMAKVDTECDEFYFNFLGLSGSFSFTSDGKVLMKDVNNLYAEYTADKFKFIDEKGTEYYFDVSETNTMSSGYTYSSAWYLTRIRLPFKNEVIEFKYESEGNNCYRMNYYPTEQYEFIRYEDRSPQVQFLLNPDCDDVIGVAGLPELIKTNNLLIKSIIHKTDTLKFYRNNSSRTDVYKIRLDSIKMFNGTTMVSRARFTYTYSDSTSDSLAKKMLLDSVNINDEPAYRFSYFGPYMGRKMPGVNNLGTDFWGYYNGEEKSLSPQNQPFFIRFKNLHGTVVNLGSAYNSSFKNPDYKYARVGALKSVSYPTGGKTEFEYEGNDYAYPVVPESDERMAMAMDSLRQLGSSSNYPSTNNSAEFILHQNQTATFETKLGMSPNINSWTDYQNYVYNGGFGALSIARLYKYNEGTGVFDLLNTWSFNPVTGIGAPNPGIGFGFVKPNGTSTQNPSVSLTEGRYKMETEILAYGFSAGIKVTNQFKYKRPGRSQGPFNYHIYNAGGLRIKKITFTSPVNSSSFEKNYDYSYKGITSGVSEIPFCNLTSKIHWGEQRIRYYPPIEGIFDPQICTFFLLNQSTMVPLGNGKGGTVGYAQVTETMNDGRKTVMQFTNGYSDVNADSLFDGYEDQFYFTALGDQSVFDRAGNSKSSWRGRMKRVWYQDGSGKKMKQEVHRFANLASGSLQNTSLFLSINALPGSPDVNYGTSWGTYHFTQDKFVPVLDSAYYFNGTDTLKELTKYSYLNAGFANPSAIVKVNSVGDSSITRFKYPYDYTISGTSSIAFSKGIKNLQDKHVITSPIETYVEEKTAGGSGKVTMAQLVSYKPELPVPDTAYSLNNTAGLNDFSPAVFTVSTASKDNRYERRILFDKYDSYGNVVEQRKEGELKEVLVWGYQKRYIVARITGSTYATVMALVDTTVINNPSGDAAMRTELNKIRTSLASSNPDAEVTSYTYAVLKGMTSMTDPRGETVYYEYDVFGRLKRTKNADNDIKDHLWYHYKP, encoded by the coding sequence ATGAAAAAAAGATTGTACGCGCTTGCTTTATTTGTGCTGTCTGTTTTATTAGTCCCTTTGAACAGTACAGCGCAGGTTGATTTATTAACCACCGTTACCCAGCCTTTATCCCCTCAGGCGGCAGCACTGGGAAAATATGTAGAAATGCCGGTGGGTTATTACAGTGGGATTCCCGAGGTCAGTGTGCCTTTGTATGAACTGAAAACCAAGGATTTTAGTGTTCCTGTTTCCCTGAGTTACCATGCTTCCGGGGTGAAACCAAGGGAGATTCCCGGATGGGTAGGTGCGGGGTTCAGTTTGAACGCCGGGGGGTCGGTGACCAGGATTGTCCGTGGACTTCCCGGTTTGGGCGCGGCTTATGTTCCCGGTACTTTTCCCGATCGACGCAGAATGCTGAACGTGGAAAACGAAAACAGCATGGCAAAAGTAGATACGGAATGCGATGAGTTTTATTTTAACTTCCTGGGCCTTAGCGGCAGTTTCAGCTTTACCAGTGATGGAAAAGTGTTGATGAAGGATGTAAATAACCTGTATGCGGAATACACGGCAGATAAGTTTAAGTTCATTGATGAAAAGGGAACCGAATATTACTTTGATGTTTCCGAGACCAATACCATGAGCAGTGGATACACCTATTCCAGTGCCTGGTACCTCACCAGGATCCGGCTACCTTTTAAAAATGAAGTGATCGAGTTTAAATATGAGAGTGAAGGAAACAACTGTTACCGGATGAACTATTATCCAACGGAGCAATATGAATTTATACGGTATGAGGACCGTTCCCCTCAGGTCCAGTTTCTTCTGAATCCCGATTGTGACGATGTGATTGGCGTGGCCGGACTTCCCGAACTGATTAAAACCAATAACCTGCTGATCAAATCGATCATTCATAAAACCGATACCCTGAAGTTTTACCGGAACAACAGTTCCCGGACCGATGTTTATAAGATCCGGCTGGACAGCATTAAAATGTTTAACGGAACAACGATGGTCAGCAGGGCGCGGTTTACCTATACCTATAGTGACAGTACCAGCGACAGCCTGGCCAAAAAAATGCTGCTGGACAGTGTGAATATCAACGATGAGCCAGCCTACCGTTTCAGCTATTTTGGTCCGTATATGGGTCGGAAAATGCCCGGGGTAAACAACCTGGGAACCGATTTCTGGGGCTATTATAACGGGGAAGAAAAGAGTTTAAGCCCTCAGAACCAGCCTTTTTTTATCAGGTTTAAAAACCTTCACGGCACGGTGGTTAACCTGGGCTCTGCCTACAACAGCAGCTTCAAAAATCCGGATTATAAATACGCCCGGGTCGGTGCATTGAAAAGTGTCAGTTATCCTACAGGAGGGAAGACTGAGTTCGAATATGAAGGCAATGACTATGCCTATCCTGTTGTCCCGGAATCGGATGAACGTATGGCCATGGCGATGGACTCGCTCAGGCAGCTGGGAAGCTCCAGTAATTACCCCAGCACGAACAACAGTGCTGAATTTATCCTGCACCAAAACCAGACCGCAACTTTTGAAACCAAGCTGGGGATGTCGCCAAATATCAACAGCTGGACCGATTACCAGAATTATGTCTATAATGGTGGATTTGGCGCTTTGAGTATCGCAAGGCTCTATAAGTATAATGAAGGCACAGGTGTTTTTGACCTGCTGAATACCTGGAGTTTCAATCCGGTAACGGGCATCGGCGCTCCAAACCCCGGCATCGGTTTTGGATTTGTTAAACCTAACGGGACGTCTACCCAAAACCCTTCGGTGTCCCTGACTGAAGGAAGGTATAAAATGGAAACGGAAATTCTGGCTTATGGATTCAGTGCGGGCATTAAAGTGACCAACCAGTTTAAATACAAACGGCCCGGCCGGAGTCAGGGACCTTTTAATTACCACATCTATAATGCCGGCGGGCTCCGGATTAAAAAGATCACTTTTACCAGCCCGGTAAACAGTTCCTCTTTTGAAAAGAATTATGACTATAGTTATAAAGGGATCACCTCTGGCGTGTCTGAAATCCCATTTTGTAACCTGACCTCGAAAATTCACTGGGGCGAACAAAGGATCAGGTATTACCCGCCGATAGAGGGGATTTTTGATCCCCAGATCTGTACTTTTTTTCTGCTGAACCAGAGTACGATGGTCCCTTTAGGTAATGGAAAAGGCGGAACGGTAGGTTATGCACAGGTGACCGAAACCATGAATGACGGGCGTAAAACGGTCATGCAGTTTACCAATGGCTACAGCGATGTAAATGCAGATTCCCTGTTCGACGGGTATGAAGATCAGTTTTATTTTACTGCTCTGGGCGACCAATCCGTTTTTGACAGGGCAGGCAATAGTAAATCTTCCTGGCGGGGAAGGATGAAAAGGGTATGGTACCAGGATGGTTCGGGCAAAAAGATGAAGCAGGAGGTACACCGGTTTGCGAATCTGGCCAGCGGCTCCCTGCAGAACACTTCCCTGTTTCTTTCCATCAATGCACTTCCAGGCAGTCCTGATGTGAATTATGGAACCAGCTGGGGAACTTACCATTTTACGCAGGACAAGTTCGTTCCGGTGCTGGACTCGGCCTATTATTTTAACGGCACAGATACCCTGAAAGAGCTCACTAAATACAGCTACCTCAATGCCGGATTTGCAAACCCTTCAGCAATAGTTAAGGTGAATTCTGTAGGAGACAGCAGCATTACCCGTTTTAAATACCCTTATGATTACACGATTTCAGGCACAAGTTCCATTGCCTTTTCCAAAGGCATTAAAAACCTGCAGGATAAACATGTCATCACCAGCCCGATAGAAACTTATGTGGAGGAAAAAACTGCAGGAGGAAGCGGAAAGGTGACCATGGCACAGCTGGTTTCCTATAAACCGGAGCTTCCGGTTCCGGATACGGCATACAGCCTGAACAATACCGCAGGGCTGAACGATTTTAGTCCCGCCGTTTTTACGGTAAGTACGGCCAGTAAGGACAACAGGTATGAGCGCAGGATTCTCTTTGATAAATATGACAGTTATGGCAATGTGGTGGAACAGCGAAAGGAAGGAGAATTGAAGGAAGTGCTGGTCTGGGGTTATCAGAAAAGGTATATCGTGGCCAGGATTACCGGAAGTACTTACGCCACAGTGATGGCACTGGTCGATACCACCGTAATCAATAACCCCTCCGGCGATGCGGCCATGCGTACGGAACTGAATAAAATCCGTACCAGCCTGGCCTCTTCGAACCCTGATGCAGAAGTGACCAGTTATACTTATGCCGTGCTGAAAGGAATGACCAGTATGACTGACCCCAGGGGAGAAACGGTGTATTATGAATATGATGTTTTTGGTCGGTTGAAGCGGACAAAAAACGCGGACAATGACATAAAAGATCACCTGTGGTACCATTATAAACCTTAA
- a CDS encoding DUF6443 domain-containing protein: MKYISIFRMLLMVLMAPLFTLAQSADQNYVKTAKVLVSGITTEAALNAVISDKTKARVGIAYLDGLRRPLQNVQYQGSPLGKDMIQPFAYDNYGREVKKYLSYTDNGTSTGNYRAAAISSQQSFYNSPPSGVISIPSGSGQVAYSETKFEASPLDRVQQEGFPGGDWKIGGTHTLRKGYAANAVNDVRKWVVTSNGATGSSYYPKARLYVDTLTDENGNKTMEYKDYQGRVVLKRLQNGGSFLNTYYVYDELSNLRYVIPPGFTATSFVESDAGFDQFIYAYRYNGKRLVTEKKIPGKGWEFLVYNKTGRLVMSQDAMQRSISPQQWTVFKYDNTGRQVMTGIYDHTGSTPNTAYRSTQQAAVDADPDLWETRIATGTGYTANTYPSTLSQTLLISYYNNYTIPGKTSTYNATQTVTSRTQGLATGSKVNILGTSTMLLTVNYYDERGRLKESVSDHQLGGTDRVVNTWNFADELTASTRTHTSSGGSVTVAMRYEYDHAGRKTKTYEKINTDAEVLLSELGYNELGQLLTKKLNNGLHTTTMSYNSRGWLTGKSAALFAMQLKYNDGTTPRYNGDITGQLWGTPGSLTKNYTYNYDQLNRLLSGISGTGNDEKNISYDAMGNILTLTRDNGTAQTYSYSGNRLSSVSGGVSRTYTYDLNGNVLTDGTNTFTYNYLNLPKTVSGGMSITYTYDASGRKLRSVNAGVTKDYIDGIHYTSGAIDFIQTEEGRARKSGASYLYEYNLQDHLGNTRLSFDIYSGAVRDVQHDDYYPFGKTFNSYLLGAKNNYLYNGKELQGGLEQYDYSSRLYDPVVGRWNVIDPLAELGRKWSPYSYAMGNPIRFIDPDGMWAYDANGNFTTSDLDEITSVLNRLKNRASDFSSQGKWQPLDKSTLLNYVKNTKCKGCGIGQLQNKTGAVFEELFEDFIDENCTMDNFRVIKNPLKLQGDFDYTIPDFLGLSYSVGKKIGAKISSFYEIESFYELKATQNNIGKGSFDGQLKVQIQAAKRAKVSEIIIITTYGVNLSQQLVNYAKNNGVTITQYWAQYQMVGGEMKTNYISPKK; this comes from the coding sequence ATGAAATACATTTCCATATTCAGGATGCTGTTAATGGTTTTAATGGCTCCTTTATTTACCCTGGCACAGTCTGCCGATCAGAATTATGTAAAAACGGCTAAAGTGCTGGTCAGTGGCATCACCACAGAAGCTGCGCTGAATGCAGTCATCTCCGATAAAACCAAGGCAAGGGTGGGTATTGCCTACCTGGACGGGCTTAGGCGTCCCTTACAGAATGTCCAGTACCAGGGCAGTCCACTAGGAAAGGATATGATCCAGCCTTTTGCCTATGATAATTACGGGCGTGAAGTAAAGAAATATCTTTCCTACACGGATAACGGAACTTCCACCGGTAATTACCGGGCTGCAGCAATCAGCAGTCAGCAATCATTTTACAACAGCCCGCCTTCCGGTGTAATCAGTATTCCCTCAGGATCAGGACAGGTCGCTTATTCGGAAACAAAGTTCGAAGCTTCTCCGCTGGACCGGGTACAGCAGGAAGGCTTTCCGGGAGGAGACTGGAAGATTGGCGGGACGCATACCCTCCGTAAAGGTTATGCTGCAAATGCAGTTAATGATGTGAGAAAATGGGTCGTAACCAGTAATGGTGCTACCGGAAGCAGCTATTATCCCAAGGCGAGGCTGTATGTGGACACCCTGACGGATGAAAACGGGAACAAGACGATGGAGTATAAGGACTACCAGGGAAGGGTAGTGTTAAAACGGCTTCAGAATGGGGGCAGTTTCCTGAATACTTATTACGTCTATGATGAACTCAGCAACCTCCGTTATGTGATTCCACCGGGATTTACGGCAACCAGCTTTGTTGAAAGTGATGCAGGATTTGACCAGTTCATCTATGCTTACCGGTATAACGGAAAAAGACTGGTGACCGAGAAGAAGATCCCGGGGAAAGGCTGGGAGTTCTTGGTGTACAACAAGACGGGCAGGTTGGTGATGAGCCAGGACGCCATGCAGCGGTCCATTTCTCCCCAGCAGTGGACGGTCTTTAAATACGATAATACCGGAAGGCAGGTGATGACCGGGATTTACGACCATACCGGAAGTACGCCCAATACCGCTTACCGCAGTACACAACAGGCCGCTGTGGATGCAGATCCCGATTTGTGGGAAACCCGGATTGCCACAGGGACAGGGTATACGGCAAACACCTATCCTTCGACACTTAGCCAGACCTTACTGATCAGTTATTATAACAATTATACCATCCCGGGGAAGACCAGTACCTATAATGCCACCCAGACGGTCACCAGCCGTACCCAGGGACTGGCTACGGGGAGTAAGGTGAATATCCTGGGTACGTCAACGATGCTGCTGACGGTGAATTATTATGATGAAAGGGGGAGGTTGAAGGAAAGCGTCAGCGATCACCAGCTCGGAGGAACGGACCGGGTGGTGAATACCTGGAACTTTGCTGATGAACTGACGGCCAGTACCCGGACACATACCAGCAGCGGGGGCAGTGTGACCGTTGCCATGCGTTATGAATATGACCACGCCGGAAGGAAAACCAAAACTTATGAAAAGATCAATACCGATGCCGAGGTTTTGCTTTCAGAATTGGGTTATAACGAACTGGGACAGTTGCTCACGAAAAAACTGAATAATGGGTTGCACACGACCACCATGTCCTACAACTCCAGGGGATGGCTGACAGGGAAAAGTGCAGCACTCTTTGCCATGCAGCTGAAATACAACGATGGGACTACACCAAGGTATAACGGAGACATTACCGGGCAGCTCTGGGGAACACCGGGAAGCCTGACGAAGAACTACACATATAATTATGATCAGCTGAACCGGCTGCTATCAGGGATCTCTGGTACAGGAAATGACGAAAAGAACATCAGCTATGATGCGATGGGAAATATCCTGACACTGACCAGGGACAATGGTACCGCCCAGACTTACAGTTATAGCGGAAACAGGCTGAGCAGTGTGAGTGGTGGGGTCAGCAGGACTTACACCTATGATTTAAATGGGAATGTACTAACCGATGGCACCAATACCTTTACCTACAACTACCTGAACCTGCCAAAGACAGTAAGCGGAGGAATGTCAATCACCTATACCTATGATGCCTCAGGAAGAAAACTGAGATCGGTAAATGCCGGGGTAACGAAAGATTATATTGATGGTATTCATTACACTTCAGGGGCGATAGATTTCATTCAGACCGAAGAAGGAAGGGCAAGGAAAAGTGGGGCCAGCTATCTGTATGAATATAACCTTCAGGACCATCTGGGGAATACCCGTCTGAGCTTTGACATCTACAGCGGGGCAGTAAGGGATGTGCAGCATGATGACTATTATCCGTTTGGAAAGACGTTTAACAGCTACCTGCTTGGGGCAAAAAATAATTATCTTTATAATGGCAAGGAACTGCAAGGCGGATTGGAACAGTACGATTACAGTTCACGGCTTTATGACCCGGTAGTTGGACGGTGGAATGTCATTGACCCATTGGCAGAATTAGGACGGAAATGGAGCCCTTATTCGTATGCTATGGGTAATCCTATTCGTTTCATTGACCCAGACGGGATGTGGGCATATGATGCAAATGGTAATTTTACAACCTCTGATTTAGATGAGATTACTTCGGTTTTAAATCGCTTAAAAAATCGTGCATCTGATTTTTCATCACAAGGTAAATGGCAGCCTTTAGATAAATCAACACTATTAAATTATGTAAAAAACACTAAATGTAAGGGCTGTGGTATTGGACAATTGCAAAATAAAACTGGGGCTGTCTTCGAAGAACTTTTTGAAGATTTTATAGATGAGAATTGTACAATGGATAATTTCAGAGTGATCAAAAATCCTCTTAAACTTCAAGGTGATTTTGATTATACTATCCCAGATTTTCTTGGCTTGTCTTACAGTGTCGGTAAAAAAATAGGTGCAAAGATTAGCTCTTTTTACGAAATTGAAAGCTTTTATGAGTTGAAGGCTACCCAAAATAATATTGGTAAAGGTTCTTTTGATGGGCAGTTGAAGGTTCAAATTCAAGCGGCTAAAAGAGCTAAAGTAAGTGAAATTATCATTATTACTACTTATGGAGTAAATTTGAGCCAACAGTTAGTGAACTATGCTAAAAACAATGGTGTCACTATAACTCAATATTGGGCTCAATATCAGATGGTGGGTGGCGAAATGAAAACGAATTACATATCTCCCAAAAAATGA
- a CDS encoding M1 family metallopeptidase: MKKISFLLVSICWSGLVAAQQDLPVPAEIQAAYAKGTRAVTGKPGPKYWQNTANYDLKVNFNPSSRELKGVVDVVYYNNSPDTLKQLWFKLYPNLYKKGVERKTKFNDRDLNEGVSILSMQADGRKLDQQAMTIEGTNMQAAIAALAPGKHIKLKIEYKYDLNKGSHMRTGQVDEGSHFVAYFFPRIAVYDDVDGWNKFPYTGDVEFYNDFCNFKGEITVPKNFVVWATGDLLNAKQVLKKDIAERLAKAEKEDAVIDVVDDKDLQNKAVTADQAYNTWKFEAKNVTDFVFATSDHYLWKSSSLVVDSLTGRRTRVDAAFNPIHKDYYEVIDFARKTVHAMSFVFPKWPYPYAHETIFDGLDQMEYPMMVNDNPVEKRQDAITLTVHEIFHTMFPFYMGTNETKYAWMDEGWATIGEWLIGPMIDTTMVDEYGVAPTAMSSGSKDDVPIVTLSTELKGVGSFTNSYPKPGLGYLFVKDYLGDDLFHKALHHYIGQWQGKHPMPFDFFYSMNEGSGKNMDWFWKRWFFEEGVTDLGIVSANKVGEEYEIVIENKSNKPLPIDLLLTYEDGSTKQIHQSIGVWEKGDQKISIKVTGDKNLKKIEMGSAHVPDKDKSDNVLSL, translated from the coding sequence ATGAAGAAGATCTCATTTTTGCTGGTATCAATATGCTGGTCCGGTTTGGTTGCTGCACAACAGGATCTGCCTGTTCCTGCTGAAATTCAGGCTGCGTATGCGAAAGGAACAAGGGCAGTGACCGGTAAACCGGGCCCTAAATATTGGCAGAATACCGCCAATTATGATTTGAAGGTGAACTTTAACCCTTCCAGCAGGGAGCTAAAAGGTGTGGTAGATGTTGTTTATTATAATAATAGTCCGGATACACTGAAACAGCTGTGGTTTAAGCTTTATCCAAATCTGTATAAAAAGGGCGTGGAAAGAAAAACGAAGTTTAACGACCGGGACTTGAATGAAGGTGTAAGCATTCTTTCTATGCAGGCTGATGGCCGCAAGCTTGACCAGCAGGCGATGACGATTGAAGGAACAAATATGCAGGCAGCAATCGCTGCATTGGCTCCGGGGAAACACATTAAGTTGAAAATTGAATACAAATACGACCTGAATAAAGGTTCTCACATGAGAACGGGGCAAGTGGATGAAGGTTCTCATTTTGTAGCTTACTTCTTCCCCCGCATTGCCGTATATGATGATGTGGATGGATGGAACAAATTCCCTTATACTGGAGATGTAGAGTTTTATAATGATTTCTGCAATTTCAAAGGAGAAATCACGGTTCCTAAAAACTTTGTAGTCTGGGCTACGGGGGATTTGCTGAACGCGAAACAGGTGCTGAAGAAGGACATTGCAGAGCGATTGGCCAAAGCAGAAAAGGAAGATGCAGTAATCGATGTGGTTGATGATAAAGACCTGCAGAATAAGGCCGTTACTGCCGACCAGGCTTACAATACCTGGAAATTTGAAGCTAAAAATGTAACGGATTTCGTATTTGCTACGAGTGATCATTACTTGTGGAAGTCGAGCAGCCTGGTGGTGGATTCGCTAACCGGAAGAAGGACGAGGGTAGATGCTGCCTTTAATCCGATTCATAAGGACTATTATGAGGTGATTGATTTTGCCCGTAAAACGGTTCATGCGATGAGCTTTGTTTTTCCTAAATGGCCATATCCCTATGCGCATGAGACGATTTTTGATGGTCTTGACCAGATGGAATATCCAATGATGGTAAATGATAACCCGGTAGAAAAAAGACAGGATGCGATTACACTGACGGTTCATGAAATCTTTCATACGATGTTCCCTTTTTATATGGGAACGAATGAAACGAAATATGCCTGGATGGATGAAGGTTGGGCAACAATCGGCGAGTGGCTGATCGGACCGATGATTGATACGACAATGGTAGATGAATATGGTGTGGCACCAACGGCAATGTCTTCGGGTTCTAAAGACGATGTTCCAATCGTTACGTTAAGTACAGAACTTAAAGGCGTAGGTTCATTCACCAATTCTTATCCTAAGCCAGGTCTGGGTTATCTTTTTGTAAAGGATTATCTGGGCGATGACTTGTTCCATAAAGCTTTACACCACTATATAGGACAATGGCAGGGAAAACACCCGATGCCTTTCGATTTCTTTTACAGCATGAATGAAGGTTCCGGTAAAAACATGGACTGGTTCTGGAAACGTTGGTTCTTTGAAGAAGGTGTAACAGATCTGGGAATTGTTTCTGCGAATAAAGTAGGAGAAGAGTATGAAATCGTGATTGAAAATAAAAGCAATAAACCTTTGCCGATAGATCTTTTACTGACATATGAAGATGGTTCAACGAAACAGATTCATCAGAGTATTGGGGTTTGGGAAAAAGGAGATCAGAAGATTAGTATTAAAGTTACTGGAGATAAAAACCTGAAGAAGATAGAAATGGGAAGCGCTCATGTACCGGATAAAGATAAATCGGATAACGTGTTAAGTTTATAG